The DNA segment AAAAAAGAGCTGTTTCTTTCATAATCAGCTCTCCAACTCATCTATTAGTTCAATTAGAAACTACcggaaattatagaaaaattaaGTTGAATACTAGAATATCCagtctgtaataattttttttgaaagataGAAGAGGAGCATTCTTTAGGTAAGTATCGCCTTTATACATACCTGATGCAATGACTTGATTCTATCTCCAACACATTCTTTGTTTCATATTGATTGCTCTGCCCCAAATATATCTTGTTGAAAATTGTTACTCTGTTGAAGCATTCGCTtttgaaatgatattttcaccccatttaatattgatgattgTTTACAATCTCactttattttgaatttatgtaatttttaattctgtgtCCATTCGACTAAAAATGCTTGTTCATTGATTAAAGTTTTCCATGATGGAAAGAGGCTTTACACCTAAACATCTTGATTTCCATAAACATATTTTCCAAAGTATTGTTATGTCATTGCCAAGAATgttgttcaaaattattttctcttgaaatgttttattcaatttgaataatttcctatttatttaaatatggCTATTTGTAAAGCTTGCTTCAAAAACGCTAACATTATCTGTTTACttggaaataatttatgtaCTGACACTTTATGTTTGCGTGATTGTGtctaataaacaaaaataagggTGCCATATAccatattatatttaattgaataattctatttgtAGGACGTTCTGAGTGTTGCTTTCTCCGTTGATAACAGACAGATTGTCTCAGGAAGTCGAGACAAGACCATCAAGCTGTGGAATACACTGGCTGAATGCAAATACACAATTCAGGTACAGTTAACAAAGTTGCAGCATCATCACCCTTTGATTCTTTTTGAATTGTCTTTTTTCACTTTTAATAGATTCcacacaatattttattcatttttcatttacaaaatatattatttacaatTGGTATGTttgaatgatgaaaatattcattatgatTTCCGTGATTCAACTCTTTTGCGGATATGGGACTGACAAAACATACCAACCAatcagtttgaatttttgaatgattgattcaatttttaattttaagtatAACATGATAGTCGAAGGAATGTGCTTATAagcaaatatatttgaattgattccattttcaatttgtcGAATCTATATTTTCCATTTGGTATGCttgaatgatgaaaatatttattatgattacCATGATTCAATCATTTATGCGGATATGGGACTGACATATATTAGCATACCAATATTAGTTTTAATCAACATTTAATTAACATATATCATTTTTAAACATGAATCTGAAATGAATCATATCATTCTAGTGCATGTGTTAATAAATAGGTATacttgaaatgaatttatttaattttgtatttatcGAAACTTCATTCTCTATTTCGTATGCttgaaatgataatatttaatatGATTACCGTGATGCAATCTTAATTGCGGATATGAGCATACCATATTAGTTTCAATCactatattagattaaacaaaaacacttcacttgaatgggctacttttgtacaaattaataaaaaccttgtagtaccctttattattaaaaactttgaaatatttcgaCAACGACTAGTTTCTATCCAAACttgggtcattttcaagttgaaatgtcatTTAAACTCGAAAAtgtcatttcaacttgaaaatgacccaagttagggtcgaaactagtcgttcttgaaatattttaaagtttttaataatgaagggtactacaaggtttttattaatttgttcaaactattatatttgaatttaccaTTTTATCtgaattgatttaatttttaatttatcgaaTCTATATTCTCCATTTGGTATGCTTGAATGATGAAAATATCTATTATGATTACCATGATTCAATCATTAATGCGGATATGGGACTGACAAAGCATACCAATCAGTTTTAATCAACATATATTTAACATTCAATTATCTTATTTaaacatgaataaaaataaaatcataatcaAGCAATACTGGTACCTACCAAGAGAACTcgttattgtatgaatcaataaagaattctaGTACATGTGCTTAtgaacttgaattgaatttatttcgtttttttatttatctgaTCTACATTATTATCTACTTGCTATGCttgaaatgatgaaaatatttattatgattacCGTGATTCAATCTTAATTGCGGATATGGGACTGACAAAGCATACCAATTAGTTTAAATCATTATAAattttagattgaacataagATTCTAGTGCATGTGTTTGTGAACAAATACACTTATTTTTACTTTCACCAGTCTGTACTTATATGATGAAGACTCATTTGATGATATATaacgtgattaaattatttattgcgGATATGGTACTGAAAGCAAACTATTCGACGTTCTCATGCTATGGTGATTCTAATACAATTTCAGaagtgaaaatattgaatttgtttCATTATGAAAAGTGAATTTTCATTTGATAAAGTTTTCTCATGTATGTTTTATGAagatttagtttttgatcatgTATCGTGATGGAACTATTTTATTGTAGATATGTGATTGGTAGAGTAAACATACAAATTATAGTTCGAAAATTACGGCTTCACTTTGATATATTAATTTTGGAATGTTTAGTATCCTCATAGTTGTGTTTGAATGATGAAGACCTATCATAATGATATACCGTGATTAAACCATTTAATGCGGATATGGGACTGACAAGCATAACAATGAGTTCACTAAATTATCTTATTTCCCCCCTTGAAAGAGAGCTCGGAATTTCCATTTAAGAAATTACGGATTATTAAAATGTTAGATACCGGTATCGATATAATTACAATTTACTATTGtatatattcttcattttttcaaaactagGATGATTTGTTCCAagtaatataaatttattgtaaaagtcGAACCTTTTTGAATAAACATGCTTTGATCTACTCGTCCATTCAATTCATGGCTGTGCTATATGGAACTAGGGCTATTCAAACCAGTTCTGTTTTTTTACCTTCTTtccattgaatgaaaaacatgTCTGTTTCAGGACGATCACACTGACTGGGTGTCTTGTGTTAGGTTCTCTCCCAATCACGCCAATCCAATCATCGTATCCGCCGGCTGGGATAGAATGGTCAAGGTAAGGTTTCCACCAGAAAAGCAttctgaaaattttgttttccttATATAAAGTTTGATGGACGGAAGTTTTAAATTACCTAGTAAAGTTATTACTTTCtgataattgtttttttaatattgagaaaattacaaaaattaacttgaattatttaaacCCGCTTTTTGATCCGAAAATTTTCgaatttatcaatattcaagTTCTCTCCTATTATATAGTAGTTTTCTTGAAGAGGTGGAGAATTTCTGTTATTGTATGAGCAGATAACCCTAAAATGCTATATACACGGAGGAGAAATGAAATCATGGTGAAACAAACTTTTGTTTAGTTCTAGATGTACGTTTATCAAACTTTCTGataaagttgtcaattttaATTAGAAGCGTGAAAATTGAATATGTTTTTAccaaaaattcaatttgagtACCTTGATGACATATATCtcatgtaggcctataataacCAATTATCAGATtgttattaaagtaaaaatcagctCCATATTGGATTTAATCAAAACGTGAACTattattttttacatatttgtttttagaaggatgaaacaaatttattgagTTGCTATTTTAATTGTATATAATTGTGTATTGTTGCGTTTAGGTGTGGAACTTGACCAACTGCCGCCTGAAAATCAACCACAGTGGACACACAGGCTACCTCAACACAGTCACCGTATCTCCCGATGGCTCCCTGTGTGCATCAGGTGGAAAGGTGTGTTCACTTTCCAATTTCATTCTATCGACTTTGAATGACATATTAAGAAGAATTAACGAAGCCTGAAATTCGAACCATTATTTTATATCTgatgataatttagaataaaatatatgtgTTATCTGTCTATAAGAATTTGATACAGTACTATTGAGCTAATGAGCTAATAAATGGTCTTCAATCAACTGATGAAGTTTAGTCTAAACAGGGATGCATAAAGTTATGCATTTaggatttattttgtttatattgACTATTTTTAAGAAAATGTTTTTTAGAAGCCCGTAATAATTTATACAACTATTACCACTGATTGAAGATTTGAATTTCCTTGCTGCTATGATTTTTTGGcggtttcaaattcaattaattttaaaatcaagatGATCTATAAACGGTCGAGTAGAGTATACTGGGTCTGCAATATGACCTTGTGTTGTAGTTTTGAAGGCTTGTTATGAGACCAATTAAAAACCTTCACATTACCGTATTTCTGTATTGCTGCTGTTTGAGAACtggcgtttttttttttttaatctccATTATGGGGATTGGTTGAGAATGGAATACTGTTTCTAGAAAGAAGTGTAtgtgaaaaattatattattctgttGTAGGACTGCAAAGCCATGCTGTGGGATCTGAATGACGGCAAGCACCTCCACACATTGGACCACAATGACATCATTACAGCTTTATGCTTCAGTCCAAACCGATACTGGCTATGTGCTGCTTTCGGACCATCCATCAAGATTTGGGTAATTCTCTATTCTTACTCTGATAcagttgattaattttaattttttcctccACTCGATCTGGGTGACTGTTATTCCTCCCTCCTTCACATTATTCTTGTTGTTATTCACTTGAACTCATCTTGGTAATTCGAAATAACCTACTAACAGTTGATTCTATAGACAAAACAGTTTGTCTCACGTTATATTTTCGGTagtattgaatacttgataaTATGTTCAGGGATATGTTCCACAAAAATGACACAAACACATGAACACCTGACTAAAATACATGGAGCAgcataatatataaattatatatctGTGTTTTGTATGGGCATCTAAATccacgtttacaccagagttgtcaacaaaatgttgttcacaaatattttttcctccacctgcTGTCTAAAGTATTTACTtgtcacttttttgctctcgTACtaaaaaactccctagggagaaaagtaactccatttaaataacatgggaagcatctctattttaaaaacttaatttgaaataggttagaaggtctaagctgaGATGAGTAATTTTCCTTTCCCCTCAGAGAGAAAAGTGGcatttttcactctagatataaaaataagttcaaattgtcaattttttgttgaaacCAAGTTGAGTGTCTTTTTTCTGTTGAAACCAAGTCAAGTGTTTTGTGCTCATTGAGAAATTTACAACAAATTGCCGGAATTTGTTGAAATATCAATTGACAACTCTTGTGTCAACGTGGCTTTACTTGCCAACCTTTCCCGTTTTACAGGACCTCTGAATTGTATGAAAAATagcattctatttgaatcctttgTGATAATGAACTTTGAATGATCAATAATTAAGACATCAGCAATGAACATTACTGCAGGtggatttcagtttttattacATTAGTTGTTGATAAACTATTATTTACAATACCATAAATTACTTCTGGTTCAGCTTACATCTTTGTACAttcaatgacttgaaatttatcaGGAATGAAGAACTTTCAAATTCCAGTGTGGGAATAAcctaataatatttgaatgtgacaaactattttatctttcaaaagATAGTTGTTGATGTTATGGACAGCTTATTGAAACATTGTTGAATTTCAGGATCTGGAAACAAAGGAAATGGTGGATGAACTGAAACCAGAAGTGGTGTCTCAACCATCGAAGGCTGAACCTCCTCAGTGCCAGTCGCTGGCCTGGTCTACCGATGGACAAACTCTGTTCGCGGGCTATTCAGACAACATCATCAGAGTCTGGCAGGTCGCTGTCTCTAGATAATTGTTGACTTCcactgaaaataaaatagagttTTTATAACTTgccaattttgttgattgagattttttcctgtgttatttctatttctcattcatcagattattaaattttaagtCTGCTACTAATCTCTCAATGTGGAATACCAAGaatatttgaaatggaataagGATAAAGTTATAGAAGAAAATGGGCAGAGCACATATCTTGCCCTTGGCATGAAAGAAaagtaaattttaattttccatgGAAAAGGGGTTTTCAATGCGGCAAGTCAAATCaagtaaaatattattctcttcaactagttagattacaataataaagtgTGTTTGTTTTACATAGCGCAGAATAATAACTGATGAGTTATATATCAACGAGCTACTACTGTAACTGTTACTAAAAACAAGCTTACTTATCTAGGTACCGTACTTATAATGTTACTCAATCTACATTATTTACTCATTAAGTATTGATAAAATCCTTTACATAAGCTATCTATCGCCTGTTTGTAAGGGTATGagtaaatagtaagaaatggaacattgaaaataattttaaaactaaattttatGGCCGGCCGTAttccttgaaaaaaattatgttgaTCAAGTTGCTGTCCATCTTTCCATAGTTCTATGAACTATTCGATGAactcttttcaataataaatgtttattatagtctgaataaaataagttcagactttgagaaaatatctgtgttttcaaatgagagaaatttcattattttcatgcaAGCCTAAATGACAGTATTTATTCAATTCGACAACACAGTCAATTTGAATATATCCAGTCATATGTACAGTACTTGCTTGCCCTCTACTCCGTGCTATAATCAAGCATAATTCGGCCAATATGTTGAACTGCTGAGAGGATGCCGCTTGTTTCATAAacgtaggcgcacacagatcgtcatcggacggacggcacgcatcgtacgattagatttgatgaattgtttcaattggagtgcgcaaacctatacgatgcggataggtatgcgcactacAATTGAAAACagtgcatcaaatctaatcgtccgatgacgatctgtgtgcgcctaccttaactGCGTATTTTGCACTTGAACTGTAGTCCAGTTACTATACATtggtgctagatacagaatcaCCCAAAAACCTCTTATTTTCGGAATTCGTAATAAATtagatcatttggaactcttTCAATGAGcactgagttacaatttttcaaaagtgaaagaaattttaagaaaaaaaatcagttatgaattttaatttttaatcaacaatatatcttctgattgttatcatttaaatgtgtaattcaaaatccctctgggcgtaattttgtgctcttcaatctgagactaggtacagtgctctatctcatatactAGATTTCCAAGTAATAcccctgacaacaatgctccttgaattttgaaaaaaaacaaagtttCAGCTTCAATCATGACCAACTCCATTGTCATCACTTTGAggcaaaatatgaaattctaCCAGTTTTCTTAAAATGTAatagcttataataataatttagttgaTGTTAACAGTATAAGATTGCA comes from the Nilaparvata lugens isolate BPH chromosome 1, ASM1435652v1, whole genome shotgun sequence genome and includes:
- the LOC111057755 gene encoding guanine nucleotide-binding protein subunit beta-like protein → MSETFDMKGSLRGHNDWVTQIATNPKNPDMILSCSRDKTLIIWKLKKEESNYGMPQKRLYGHSHFVSDVVLSSDGNYALSGSWDKTLRLWDLAAGRTTRRFEDHTKDVLSVAFSVDNRQIVSGSRDKTIKLWNTLAECKYTIQDDHTDWVSCVRFSPNHANPIIVSAGWDRMVKVWNLTNCRLKINHSGHTGYLNTVTVSPDGSLCASGGKDCKAMLWDLNDGKHLHTLDHNDIITALCFSPNRYWLCAAFGPSIKIWDLETKEMVDELKPEVVSQPSKAEPPQCQSLAWSTDGQTLFAGYSDNIIRVWQVAVSR